The segment ttaaaagaaaaccatgttttcttttcccccattttacatttatgtccccgtttgtgttgatttatcgCATAAAATCgctacaaaacaaactgaagcttGTGATTGtaccattaaaataaacagtaaacatgTTGCTACTTTACTGCACTTGTGAGCTGATTTTGTCTCCTTAGGCTTGTGGCAGCCGAGGGAAGGCTCTTCTTGAAAAAGCTATGTGCAACAACGTAAGTaaacaaaactcaaataaatttttaaaaacagttatttgTGTAAAGTGTTGAATTTTGAGCTTATTTCTGCTCGGTGTTTTCTGCAGGAGCGGCAGCAGAGGAGCAGCGTGTTGTCCAATGCACGATCATGGGGGGTCAAGATATTGTATGTGGACGGTATCCTTTTAGTGGCGGAAACATGCAGTACTCGGCGCTTACAGCAGGTGGCGCCACAATCTGTTGCATCACACAGCTAAAGCAGTCTGTTACGTCAGTAAATGTCTTACATTCTTGAATTTATCCTCCATGTAAACctaaaaacatgcataaatTGGATTTCTTGAATGtgaaatattattgttttccaGTTGTTCTGTGGATTTTCACCTTTAAAGGAAATAGTTGATCACAAAAATGTGTCTGTGTTGCTAAAATCTGATAGTTTTTTGTCCCTTAATTTGATGCCAGATGTCCTTTTATATCTGAAGCATTTGAGTCGAGAGAGCTTCAGCACTAAACCCAAAAGGCCTGAAGTAAGAatcagatttataaaaaattataataaaacttttagatTTCATACAAGTACACTGAAAACAATTgttcatgtatttttaatagGCTGTTATAGCAGAAACCTgtctaaatgtgttttaaagtttgaatactgatacatttttgttcatatttatgtaGAAGACATCCACCAAACAAAGTGTGCCTACTGTCAAAGGTTAGTATCTGTTTTCCAGTTTCATATGTCTACTCCATACTagttaatgtaatattttctgattGTTCTTATCACAGCTACTGCTTTACGAACTCCGTATCTTAAAATTGAAGACTCAAACCGGTGAGTTTCTCCTTTCGTTTAGTCcatctataaatatatattcaaataCACTAGAATAGaattaaaaagtgtatttttctcAAAGGAAAAACATTGGGAAGTCAAGTGAAATTATCTGGAAACAAAAGtaatattatgtttttcactGACATGGTGCATTTCACTCTAATTATCTTTCCtaatttaatagaaataaaatgtacctttttctaaaaggaaaaaataaataaataggattttgtaaatattttaccgACACcccatttgtattttttcattttgaaaaacaaaaaagattaaagtgaAATTATGTTGAGACATAAGTAAATTGTGTTGAAATTAAAGtagttaaaaattatatttttcccaAGAATAAAAATTTTTCACCAACctccttttattattttcaattaaagacaaaaaaatttcctcaaaaatattttttaggaaATCAAGTTAAATTATGTTGAAGCAAAAGCAactaaaaagtgtatttttctaaaaataaataaatacatttggaaaTACTTTatatcttaattaaaaaaaaaagatcctaaaaacatttttgaggaaAATGTAGTGAAATTATGCGGAAACCAAAGTAAAATTGGGTTTTTCTCTGCTCTTGCGTCCTTCAGTCAGGCTGCTTTTCACTCCAACTGACTTTCCTAATTGAACTCGTTAAAAGGTCTCATCATGTAACGTGACAAATGGACCCCCGGAGGATCCGCTCCCCAGGAGGTCGCCGCTGAGGCATGTTCGATTTCTTTTGATGAGGCTCTGCAGGCTCTGCTGTGCATTCCTGCAGGGGATCTCCATGTGTGAACACATCCTTTCATTTGGTCTCTCGTTAAGTAATTGAAGTGCTCTGGTTAATGTCTGGAAAGCGATCCTATTAGATCTGGAAGCCCAGCTGGGGCCAGATGAGCCATCACATacaaaccacttttttttttcttgttcctctaatgaatagaaatattttgttatggAATAATTAGAATTATTTCATAACAAATTCCATAGGAATGCACCGATCCACATTTTCCTCTATCTGAGGTTTAGTGCTGAACTGACttaaaattttcctttttttttttttaatcacaggtataaatgtactgaattacaaacataaaacatgtacaaacaacacaactttaattagTTCTGTCTGTGCAATTAGGAGTatagcattaaaataaattataaagacactaaaactgacaaaaacaataggttatctagaaataaaatgcaacaaacttTCTtccaaatggttcagaaagtgcaaatAGAACttccaaattttatttaaaataaataataaagcataataGATCaatctttaataaatacaagTCCAAGCATGTATTTAAagttgtattttgtgttttcttttgcaacAAAACCAGGAAGTACAAGCCTCTGCACATGCAGTCTGTGGCTTTTCCTTCTCTGTACTTCTTGGGTCGATTCAGTCCCTTCgaatctcctcctcctcctctattTGGGCAAGGAAATGATAAAAAGAGGTTTGTTCATCTGCCCCTCAGACATAAATTGCTAACCAAGTCCCGTTAGTTTTTGGTGTTtatcttagtttttatttgtaattagggaaaataaagttgaaaacaaCTCAAAGGAAAAATCTCCGACCCAGCTGAGCTGCAACCCGTCTCCTTGGCGGCCGCGCAGAAAAGACGCTTCCTACTGCGAATGTTGTCATGAAACGTTTGCGAATCTGGAGGAGGTGGgagtctttcttttttgtttgtttctatttttatgttttttacagcTTTCATCGTTTTTTGCTGTTGTAGCATTTACAGTCGGATGCACACCGTTCGTTTGTGCTTGACCCTTCGAACTACAAATCCGTGGATCAGATTGTGGCTGAGATGCTTCCAGGATTCGACCCAAACCCACCTCAGCAACCAGAACAAAGGTATTACCTCATAGTTTGTAAGGTTTACCAATATTTACAGCACTGTGTAAAAATACCTACttgattttaaacctttttgctgtgtttattgGGTATTTTCATGTGATGGACCAATATACATTGGTGCataattgtggaaaaaaaagtggaaggaaaatgcagcatttttaccGAATAATAATAGAGAAAATGTTACATagatttgttttcctctgtagtccttaaataaaatagaatagaatctACTTATTTTTCTCTATATCTCTGTAAAGgaatataaaagaaacatttctcgCAGGAAGCCTGctgcaataatcaattaatcacatcatgaataaaatcaataatttccattctgattattAGTATTCTTTTGAAAGgaaattttgtttgcaaaaacttcataatgcattttatttacgtattatttttgtttcatttttatttattgtttttggttgttgttttatttttgatgtttaagatgagagcttgttttaattcatcatgcgattaattgattattgtgacagacttGGCTATCAGTGCTTTTCGTTTCACTTCATAATCCTCCAGTACTTTGTGTTGCCCtgataaataaaaccacagaaatCTAGATTGACATTTGCACTTGTAATGGATCAAATGTTCAAcaggtatgaatagttttgtgCGACAAAGTATTGGGGACATAccgagagaaaaacagaaacgtaaattatgagaatgaagttgaaataatatgagaatgaatttgtaaatgtactttttcgtcagactttattctcataatataaCGACTTCGTTTCTGAACGACTTTTTACTCGCAATCCGAATTAATTATTGTAatatcatgactttattctaataATACTATGAGTTCCAgtgtttcccccagtgtattataagcctggcgggccaccagacTTTAATTGTGCTCCCACCAGGCtcagcattgcttatttattcagtctgtttaaaatgtttgcattttttaaagattttatagtTGGTGTCCAGGTATTactcttccaatctttcaatagtACATAATTACCaagagatattttaaaatttcctgtcaactttaaacattttttaactcaaaaacacgatgGGCCGCCTTAGcgcccaaccaccgggcttatcaagttttctgggggagaccttgactttattctcatagatttatttttttagtgtgGCCTTAATACGGTcttacttttgcaagacacagtagacatttttaaaccacAGTTCTTCAGTTTTCCTCAaatattctctgtttttattttttctccttcagaGCGCTGACTCCTCTGCCTGTCGATGAACTAGAACTTTGTACTGATTCTGAAGTGGAGGACGTTGTTCAGGACCTCAAAAGAGACGATTCTAACCaagcagatttaaaatttacaagCCGAAACGTTTCTTCTGACCCGACTGACAACCACTCCGCTCACGTTCAGCCTGAGGCGTCCAGCCCAACGATGCCTGTCCTCACCATTGAACCTCTGGACCAACAGCTGGATACTTCCTGTCCGGACGCTCCATGTCTCCTCCCAGATCCGTACTCCCTGCCGCCGGTTCTCAGCCCACAGGTTCCCCACTCCCACAGCATCATGGATCCACACAGCCCATACCCAGAACCCCCCATTCTCAGTCCTCAGCAGTTTAACTCAGAGGAAACCCATGGATTACAGACTTATGGGTCAGCACTTCCACTGCCTTCGTTACTACCTGTGTTTTCAGATGGTTTGGAGGAAGAAAAGGGTCTAAAGATTCCCACTCAGCCTTTGAGTAGACAGAGTTCATTCCCTCGATTGTCCGCCACGGTACCAAACCCCAGGAAGCGCTGCAGGTCGGCAAGCCCTGAACACAGGAGcagcaagaggaggaagaaCGGATGCTTCCTGTTGAAACCACAAACTGACAACATGGCGAACGCTGTGGATCGCTTATCATTTGATCCAGTACGACGATGTTTCCCTGAGACGCTCGGCTCGTTTTCCGTCTCTGCCGCTCAGAATTTCACTCCAACTCTGTTTCAAATGGATTCAGCAACTCCAGTTGTGATCTCAAATCGAGACTCTGAGTGTTCGCATCCACACTCTACCTCTGAGTGCATCGAGCCGGCGCTCATCCCAGACCTGGCAACGTGCGCCGTGGAGTCGTCAGACTCCGACTGGGACCGCGGCCTTCTGTCGGCGCCGGCACTGCCGGCGAGCGGCGGGCTCGACAAGGAGCTGCTCCACCGGCCGTGTCCCTGGATGCACGACAGCAGCTACGAGTCGCATCTGCACACCGTCCTGCAGCCGCCGGCGCCGCTGTGCGGCGAGGACGTCGACCCGGCAACGTTTTCCAGAACTGTGGTGCAGATTGTTGAGGTTCAGCATTGAGTTTTTgggttttaaagttttgtttttagtaactGGATGGatttgatgaaatgtcaaatgtttttacactgaataaatatttaagatttaatgTTTCATGAGTTtataaagttgctgttttaaaGGTGCGACGTAACATTTCTTATTAATGCCTCTTTGGAAGTACTgaattttatgatttaaaacttttttctttctttcttctttttagagCTTGGTGATAAACCAATTTTatcaattaaacaaatttttggttttgaaaattttatttttgaaaaatattcagtaatttcttttttacaacagagtattagggtcactaagaaagtaaaaataaattaccagaataaaattGAAGTAGAAATAATACAAGGAAAGCCGTAGTATTACCAAAATAGTCATAAAATTTATGAattcattttgtaattattacaaccttattctcataatattgaGTTTAATCTGGAAATATTATGTctattttatttcaactgtattctcaaatattatgactttattctttaaattttgactttatcgctacaactttatttttgtaatattaccaATTCTCGTAGTATTACAATTtgattcttgtattattttgactttactttTGTGGGACTTTACTCTCgcaattttactttattctcgAAATATAACTACTGTGcatttacaactttattcttgtattatttaaactttgttaTCATAATATTGCAGCTTTAGTCTCGTAATATTAtgaatttttctcaaaatttggACCTTCTcgtaactttattttattttaaatcttaatatggccctaatactccatcacactttttaaaatttatttatgtatttaaaaaaaaaatttttaaataaataaattaagattgTAAATGGGCTCTCTGACgataaaaagtcagattttattgTTAATATCGCCCAGGCCTTTCTTCCTGGTTCTCTCTGCAGTTTGGACCCTCATGTGAGGTTCGGTTTGTTTTGCTGACTGCAGTCGTTCAGTATTTCTATCCGGGAACGCGCAGTGGTTTGGAGAAGTTAATGAGGCCGCTTTCTGAAAGGGCAGGCAGGCATTACTCAATTACTGTAAGTGCTGCGCCTGGATCCGATCCCACATGAGACGTGGACGGTCCAACAGGCGAGGCGTTCACACGGCTGACGACACAAACTGTCAGATTAATGTCATCTGAAGGTGGGCCACAGGATATTTCACAGTTCtgtgctggattttttttatttttttagtttagttgttCTCCAggttaaatctaatttaaaaattgtacagtgtctttttttaaaataaatgtttttaagccACAAAGGCGTTTATTTGCCCTTCAACTAAGCAAATGCTGACGTTTGTTGGAGCGAAATAGGAGGTGAAAGGAAAGGCAGCTGCAGGTCGATGCGTCCTGTTGGCTCATCTGACCAACTTCCTGCTGCCATCAACAATATTTGGTATTTAATATCAACAATATTTGGTATTTAATCGCCATTTTCTGAGTCCAAAGTCTATAACTTTCCAGATCTGAAGGGATGGGAATGTATTGTGAAAAAATTATCAtatgaattttgatttattgtcgtctcaataaatttaaattaatgttaaatcaaaaaacaaagtattatcaaaaaatgtatttttactattttcgcCACTTCCAAATACAAGTACATTTGAGTTAGGTACATTTACGAGAGTAATCTTTTTGGGAAAAACTTTGTGTAGTACTTTTACTGCTctgtactttttaattttacttgaggAAATGCTTGAAGaaatttcattgtattttctAGAACCTACATTTATATCAGCAGCATAAGCAAAGTATAAAATTTTGATGCAAAAGTCGAAAATGTACGAGTAAAACCTAAGGAATTTTGAGtctaatctcaaaattttaattttttccccagcaaattttcaactgATCAATTTCTTACTTCAAtttaatttctgagattagtctcaaaattcctgaattttttttttccaagttagatttagattttccaaactcagaaattttcttgttttttggcCTTAATATgtgatgtaaaatgtaaaattttattgcaaaagtcaaAGTCGAAAATATACAAGTAAACACTAAAACTGTCTCAAAGAAACTTGggaattttttcatttttattctagaaaattttaaaCTTATGAAACTGAGgagtttccttgtttttctttgaaaattctgagattaatctcaaaattcctcaggtttttttttcaagctaaatttctacttttagcttgaaagaaatttcttgttttttctagaaaatttctgcgattgattttaaaattataatttttttcccagcaaATTTTCAAGCGATTAAACTCAGACatgtctttgctttttcttgaaATCTTCtgatattactttaaaatgttgatatttttccagcaaattttcaacagatcaaactcagaaatttcccacgttttttctagaaaatttcataaattaacctcaaaattttagattttttattctagcaaattttcaacttatCATACTCAGAAATGACctcttttttaatataatttctgtaattaatctaaaaatttcttagatttttGTCGGATATTtactcttcctttttctctcttGATATTCAGATTGGCATGTCCTCTCTACctctggttgctatggtaatttggtgcttttgttttggtgaaTCAGTTCATCCGGGATGTTCTGGTCAAGCCCACCTTTTTGTCAATCACATTTAGGTGATTGTAGCTTCAGACCCATCAGGGCTCATCTCTCCACGCAGGGAGGGGGGAGAGCACGTAAAGCCCCACGTGCTTCGTCTCTCCAAGCTCCTCGCGCGGACTCCTGCTCTCTCGAAGCAGCCGACACGCGCGCGTAAAGCCAGACAGGTGCGTTTTTAGGAAACCCCATCCGCGTGTTTTCACCCCGCGCACCGTGGGGACGGTCTCTGCGAAATGCGGGCGTCGCGTTTAAGAGAAGAGGAAAGCAGCGGTCGTGTTCAGCATCAGTCCCGCCGCGCTCCTCTCGGCTCCTGTCGGGTCATCTAACGTCGCAGCTCCGAGGAAATCACTGGGACTATGTGAGCATCATGATCTCTGTGAGATGCCTGCTGTTCGCCGCAGTCTGTGCGAGGTACGCCGAGACAGGTAAAAACgtggatttattttctttacccACAATTTTTGCACATACATCTAATTAAAAAACGGAGATAAATGGGCTGTTTGGGGTAGTTTTTCATTATGCTTTATCCTCCAAGCAGGTGTGGGGGAATGGGTGAGGTTGCCCTCTGCAGAGGAGGTCGTCCAACCCAAGCGGCTCTTGCAGCAGATCcactcagaggaggagctgctgcacGGTCACCTGGACACCCGGGTCAGAAACCTGCCAGATGGCATTCAGCAGGTGAGCTTTAGACTCATATATGTTTTAACACCCCCACAGTTTTGCTCAAAAGCTGTGCTACCAATCTGAATGTGCAGTGAAACTGATATGAGCGCATACATCTatgtaaacaaacaataatttgtGGTTTTGAGCGCACATTCCTGTGTATGGAACAACTATTGGgccaaaaatgcatgaaatttgATCTGTCTTTCATCTGCAAAGAATGTTAAGACACAAACAACTGTGTTCACAAATGAACCACACCACCAGCGAATGATTATTTTCATCTAATCAGCGTATTTTGTCGACGAAGACACAACCAAAAAACTCAATGTTCTCCAGGAAGTGGCggaaattacaaaacaaaactgcgggattaataaaaagacattaGAGAACACGTTGCACTTGAATTTTGTAGGCTCATATTAGGGTTGCACCGATATAAAAATTTGGATTGATATTCGATATTAATATAGATGTTTTGGACGATATTATGTATATTTCTCAACTTTTTTGACACCTTTACAAAaaggcaacaagatggaaataaatattggttgttaatattttgtttgtggtgCCAATATCGATGTGTCAAAAATTTATTAATATCGCTCTATATCGATGTTGATGCCGACATATTGTGCACCCATACTAATAATATGTAGTTAAGCATACAAATATCCTTACTTTGTGCACTTCAGGTAACAGAAAGGAAGATATGTATGTTTCCTTCTGTGAGATGTtgaaatttaatgaaaattaaaataaaaacatacataattttcaactaaataacaataattaaacgATACCACTGGTGTGATTCTGTCATGGAATATCAATTTATTACTTGATAAAaagcatttattattaaatttatattGCAGACAGTAGTTTATTCTTTACTATGTTAAACCAGATATTAAGAGCCATTTCAGAAGGTTTAAAGAGCCACAGGTTGAAAACCCCTGACATAGCTAATTAAGTTAGCATTTTTTCACACTTCCTTCAATTTAGTTTGCTCAGATGTTCCATGAATACATAGAAAGAAttaaaaatgctctttttgtgtgtttttacaaataaaacatagaaGACTTTTCTAATTATGGCTCTGCAGATAAGAACAGTGGGATTTGCTCATTGTTCCAGTACCCAGGAATTATCACATATTCCTGTTTTATTCCCCGAAACAGTAAAAGACAATTTTCACTAACAGATATTTTATGACTCTTTGTGTGCTACATGTTTAATGAGATGCATAGAATCAAAAGTAGTTATGACTTTATACCGAATGTGTGAACACCAGATCCAGTGCAGACTTCCtggaaaaacagttaaaaatgtcCCAGAATTTTTCACTAAATCACAACTTGAGACTCAGATACACAAGTTGGCTTCATCAGCCACATGTTGTCTGCAGCAGTAATGAATTTACTCTGCGCAAACCACAGAAGTCGGCCATCTCCATTAATGGGGCATGAAATAAGCCTTAGCAAAGTCAtagaaaacttttcttttccgCCTGTGGTGTGCCATGCTGCTCTCAAGAAAAGCTACTACTGTTTCCAACTTACACAAATAGTAGGGATGCAACAAGTTGttaattaatgagttaatctaaagttaaTTGATCTTATCTATTGACTAACAATTAGCGgccatttttcttaaaaacctgaagggcaaatttttcataatatgctgaataaaaaaataaaaaaaataactgaattattttgtgtcagctATATTAAATAGTGACCgaataaacattattattaaactgGAAGGAATGTTAAAACTTCGCTCCATAAGTGCATTTACGTCCTCAAAATCAACCGTGTTAATTTGAATCACGTCTTTTTCCCCCCATCACGTTGAAACTTTCCTGTTATGCCCTCTCCCCTTTTTCTCATCACGTCGCAGCAAATCAGTAATTTCTGGTCAGGAATTTCGGCTGAACGAGCGATACGAAGGCGAGAACTTAAGGAACTTCTCCAGTGATTATATTTCACTCGACAAAagtatattttgaaatttctgaACTTGAAAAGTCTAAAATTCCCTagaacaaattcagaaatggtgagattaatttaacattttctagaaaaacttggaaatttctgagtttcataAGTTGAAAGTTTGCTAGAAAAGAATCTGAAAActtgaaattcatttttaaaatttcatagAAAAAACTTGGATATGTCTGAttctgaaaagtaaaacatcagaaggaaaaaaaagctgaaattttgagatcaacctcagaaatattctagag is part of the Xiphophorus couchianus chromosome 10, X_couchianus-1.0, whole genome shotgun sequence genome and harbors:
- the dbf4b gene encoding protein DBF4 homolog B isoform X2, yielding MQPQQSAKERGLLGRLCAGDKKLEGKTFYLDNVKKRSTTLLLEAIPLLGGKVESFLHKDVTFVVTGSQESLKDDKKGEEKRTNDGSQHLMKKPDNCLNKDKQPPVNPRLGACGSRGKALLEKAMCNNERQQRSSVLSNARSWGVKILYVDDVLLYLKHLSRESFSTKPKRPEKTSTKQSVPTVKATALRTPYLKIEDSNRKYKPLHMQSVAFPSLYFLGRFSPFESPPPPLFGQGNDKKRENKVENNSKEKSPTQLSCNPSPWRPRRKDASYCECCHETFANLEEHLQSDAHRSFVLDPSNYKSVDQIVAEMLPGFDPNPPQQPEQRALTPLPVDELELCTDSEVEDVVQDLKRDDSNQADLKFTSRNVSSDPTDNHSAHVQPEASSPTMPVLTIEPLDQQLDTSCPDAPCLLPDPYSLPPVLSPQVPHSHSIMDPHSPYPEPPILSPQQFNSEETHGLQTYGSALPLPSLLPVFSDGLEEEKGLKIPTQPLSRQSSFPRLSATVPNPRKRCRSASPEHRSSKRRKNGCFLLKPQTDNMANAVDRLSFDPVRRCFPETLGSFSVSAAQNFTPTLFQMDSATPVVISNRDSECSHPHSTSECIEPALIPDLATCAVESSDSDWDRGLLSAPALPASGGLDKELLHRPCPWMHDSSYESHLHTVLQPPAPLCGEDVDPATFSRTVVQIVEVQH
- the dbf4b gene encoding protein DBF4 homolog B isoform X1, producing MQPQQSAKERGLLGRLCAGDKKLEGKTFYLDNVKKRSTTLLLEAIPLLGGKVESFLHKDVTFVVTGSQESLKDDKKGEEKRTNDGSQHLMKKPDNCLNKDKQPPVNPRLGACGSRGKALLEKAMCNNERQQRSSVLSNARSWGVKILYVDDVLLYLKHLSRESFSTKPKRPEKTSTKQSVPTVKATALRTPYLKIEDSNRKYKPLHMQSVAFPSLYFLGRFSPFESPPPPLFGQGNDKKRENKVENNSKEKSPTQLSCNPSPWRPRRKDASYCECCHETFANLEEHLQSDAHRSFVLDPSNYKSVDQIVAEMLPGFDPNPPQQPEQSRALTPLPVDELELCTDSEVEDVVQDLKRDDSNQADLKFTSRNVSSDPTDNHSAHVQPEASSPTMPVLTIEPLDQQLDTSCPDAPCLLPDPYSLPPVLSPQVPHSHSIMDPHSPYPEPPILSPQQFNSEETHGLQTYGSALPLPSLLPVFSDGLEEEKGLKIPTQPLSRQSSFPRLSATVPNPRKRCRSASPEHRSSKRRKNGCFLLKPQTDNMANAVDRLSFDPVRRCFPETLGSFSVSAAQNFTPTLFQMDSATPVVISNRDSECSHPHSTSECIEPALIPDLATCAVESSDSDWDRGLLSAPALPASGGLDKELLHRPCPWMHDSSYESHLHTVLQPPAPLCGEDVDPATFSRTVVQIVEVQH